CTAAAGGATGCATTGTTTACAAATTTATTGGTCATCCCCTTTACTTCCAAAACAACCTCTCCCAATTGAGTTTGGGTTCTAGGATATTGTTCCTCTAGTTTTCTTCCCACCATCATTTCAATAATTTTATCCTGATCTAAATGGCCAATAGGCTTTTCCCCTACCCATTCTCCGTCTCTGAGCACAGTGACATCATCACAAATTTCAAATATTTCATTTAATCTATGGGAAATATAGACTATACTATGGCCCTGTTGTTTTAATTCTTTGATGACTTGAAATAGTTTTTGGGTTTCAGCAATGGTAAGTGCTCCTGTGGGTTCATCCATAATGATTACTTTAGCATTTAAAGAAAGAGCCTTCGCAATCTCAATAAGTTGTTGTTTTCCCACACTTAGGTTTTTCACAAGCTCCCTAGGATTTTCCTCTAGTCCTAGTTTGTCAAGCCACTTTTTTGCTTCCTCATATAACTCAGCCCATTTTATATTTTTCGCTTTGGTCACAGGTTCCCTACCCAAGAATATATTTTCCCCAATAGACAAATGCTGAACGAGGTTTAGCTCTTGATGAATAATGGCTATTCCACTGTCCTGGGATTCTTTTGTACTGGTGAAATTTACAGCTTTGCCTTGGAAATACACTTCGCCAGAAGTTTTTAAATATACCCCTGTCAGGATTTTCATCAGCGTAGACTTACCTGCACCATTTTCACCTAGTAGTGCCATAATTTTCCCCTTATAAATATTGAAATCTACTTTATTCAATACCCGGACGCCAGAAAATTTCTTTACGATATTCCTCATGGATATAATTTTTTCAGGCATAATTCCCCCTCCAATTTCTACATCCTACTGGTTTTAAAAGACTACTCCCGATACCAAAATAATATTTGCATAGGGTGTAAATTCGCCAGTTCTAATAATGGCCTTGCTCTCTAAGGTTTTTTCTTTAAATTCCTCATGGGAGACATAGAATATTTGAATATCTCGGTTATCCTGTTGTTTGAGACTGCAGATTTTCTCCAAAATTTTATGATGAAGATCTATGCTTTTTTCCTTTATTTCCTTAGCCATAATCACCATTTCTATTTGTTGTTCAGATAAAATGGCCTCAAAAACCTCCATAAAACTAGGTATGCCCTTTGATACTGCTAAATCTATCCTTTGAACACCCTTTGGTACAGGTAGTCCGGCATCCCCAATGGTTAAAGTATCTGTATGCCCCATTTTAGATATCACATAGGAAATTTCCGAATGTAATAACGTGCTTTTTTTCACTTGCCTTCCTCCTTTACATCGTGTTTTGCCCATTGAACCAGTCTTCAAATTGGTCAACTTCTCTTAACAAGGGAAGGGAAGTCTGGGCTCCTTCCTTTGTCACGGTCATTGCACCAACTTTCATGGCAAATGCAATGGCAGCATCCATGGTTTGGTCCTTACTGAGGCTTGCGGCCAAGGCTGCATTAAAGCTATCTCCGGCAGCTGTCGTATCTATGGCTCTCACTTTATATGCCGGATAATGCTTTGTTTCTTCTCTATTTATGTACATACATCCCTTATGGCCCAAGGTTACTACCACCTCTTTTACCCCTTTGTCTACCATTTTCTTTCCGGCAATCTCTATCCCTTCCAGGGTATCTGTTGGATACTCACTTAATAACTCCAATTCCGTTTCATTGGGTGTTAAAACATCTGTATTCATAAGAATTTCTTTATCCAGCTTAGCTGCTGGTGCAGGATTCAATATCGTCATTTTTCCTGCTGATTTAGCTATTCTCAAGGATTCTCTAACGGTTTCTAAGGTAGTTTCAAGCTGAAGGAGCAAAAGATCTGCTGTGGTAATGATTGGACTAAAATTATCAATATCTTCCACAGTTAACCTATAATTTGCCCCTGGTGCCACGGTGATCACATTATTCCCTTTAGGATCAACGATAATGGAGGCTACTCCAGTGGAAGCATCGGTTTTTTCCAAAACTCCCTCTATATTGACCCCATCCCTTTTAAGGGAATCTTTCAAAATCCTCCCCATAGCGTCTTGCCCTACACAACCTATCATATGTACTTCACATCCTAGCTTTGCAATAGCATCGGCTTGGTTGGCTCCTTTCCCTCCAGGAATTTGTTTAAAGCTTTTTCCCATCACCGTCTCCCCAGATCTAGGAATTCTATCTGCATTAATCACCAAGTCCATATTTAAACTCCCCACTACTGCGATCATAGCCTTCTCCCCTTTAACTAGATTTTCTAACAATTAACTCGGTATCTAAAATTATCTTTCTTCCCTCCGAGGATTTATTTCTTGGCTGTTCTTTATTTTCAATACCGTCTATAAGTATCTCTGCCGCCCGATAACCCATCTCATAAATTGGCTGTTTAATGGTTGTAAGCTCTGGTTCTACCATACTGGCCACATAAATATCATCAAATCCCATAATCCCAACATCCTCCGGCACCCTTAAAGAGGCCTCTTTAAGGGCTTTCATAGCTCCTATAGCAATTAAATCGTTTCCACAAAATATCGCATCAAAGGGTATATTTTCCTCCAACAATTGTCTTGTGGCTTCCATACCCCATTGACTTTTGTACTCACCTATTTTTACATAATGGTTATCATAGGTAATTTTGTTTTGAGCCAATGCATTTTTGTATCCATCTAATCTATCTTTGGCCGTTTGTGTATTCATAGAACCTGCAATATAGGCAATTTTTTTATATCCCTTTTCCAAAAGATAATTTACCCCTTTGCAGGAAGCTTTCTGATTGTCTATAAGCACCTTTCCCATTACATTTGGCATTGCATAGTCCCTATCAATTAACACAATAGGCATTCTATATTTTCGAGATTCTCTAGCAATGTCTTTTCGGTCTGCAGAATGGGCAAATATAATCCCATCTACCATTTTTTCTGTTAAAATGTCAATATACTTATCTTCCTGTTCTAAGTTATCATCTGTATTACAAATAATGATGCTATATCGTGCCTGCCTTGCCTTATCTTCCGCACCCCTGGCAATCTCCGGGAAAAATGGATTTACAATATCTGGTAATACCAACCCTAAGGTTCTGCTCTGTCTGGTCACAAGACTTCTCGCCATTGAATTGGGAATATAATCTTTCTCCTTAGCAATTTCTAATACCTTTTCCCGAGTTGCTTGGCTAATGCTTTTATCCTTGTTATTAAATATCATAGAAACTGTGGCAATGGAAACCCCAGCCTCCTTGGCAATTTCTTTAATGGTTACCGGCTTTTTTGTCATAATGATCTTCTACTTTCTTTTTCATTATTAGGTTAAACGTTTAACCCACCTTTATTATACTGTAAAGTTCCAAAATTTACAATAAATAAATAACCCTAATTTTCTACAAAATCCCCCAAAAACTATAGGAAAATGACTATGGTCACTTTAGGGCTATAGAAGGGCCCCCTTACTCACAAGAATTAACTATCCTATATTTAAAAAAGAGCAGCCTCCCCCTAGGGGTGGACTGCTCTTTAGATGTTTCTTCACGATTATTTTATCTATAGAAGTATTTCCCTATTGCTTTGACTTCTAGCTACAACTTTGCCCCCTTTAATGGTATAAAGTCTATCGGGCTGAAGCCTTATGGCATCTCGGGGTGTCTTTGCATCTATAATGACGATATCTGCGATATTCCCTTCTTCTATTCCATAATTTTTCACGCCCAAGATTTTGGCAGCATCTTGGGTAATCATATCAAAGACTTTTTCTATTTCCTGGGGTAAACTCATTTGAGCTGCATGGGCAGTAACTAAAGCGACTTCTAGCATATCTGCCTTTCCAAAGGGGTAGAAGGTATCTTTGACACAATCTTGTCCAAAGCTTACATTGATTCCTGCCTCCAATAGTTCCTTGACTCGAGTAATCCCTCGTCTTATAGGCTGTTTATCCTTTCTCCCTTGAAGCATTAGGTTAGTAACTGGATTGGTAATCATATGAATACCGGCCTTTTTCACTTTGTCAATGACATAGCTGGCATAGTGGTCATCATAGGCCGCTAGGGCGCAAGTATGGCCTGCGGTAACTCTTCCTTGCCATCCTCTTTTTATGGTCTCATCGGCCAGCATTTCTAAAGTTCTGTAAAAGGGATCATCGGTTTCGTCCACATGCATATCCACATCTGCATTATACTTTTCCGCAATATCAAAGCAGATTTCAATATGTTTTTTACTGTCTTCCGGAGTATTCTCATTGGCAGGCATGCCCCCTACAATATCTGCCCCCATTTCCATAGCTTCTTCCATGAGTTTTTCACAACCGGGATCTTTGATTATTCCTTCCTGGGGAAAGGCTATGGTTTGAATATCCATAATGTCTTTATATTTCTCTTTGGTAGCAAGTACTCCTTCTAGGGGTTTTAACTTTCCTATGGTATCTATATCCACATGAGTTCTCATGCGAGTGGTGCCGTTTAATACCCCCATTTTGATTACCTGGCCTGCTCTTTCTACCACATCCTCAGTAGTATAATTTTTCTTTTTATCCCAAATAATTTCAATAGCCTCTGTGAGGGTACCGGTTTTATTCTCCCGTACTACATCTACGATATTGACTTTATCTAAATGGATATGGGGATCAATAAAAGCTGGGGTGGTTAGATTCCCCTTGGCATCTATTTCTTCTTTGGCCTTGACTTCCAGCCTCTCTGCTAGGGCTGTGATTTTCCCCTCTTGAATTCCCATATCCCATAGTCCTTCTTTGTTTCTAAGCCTTGCATTACGAATTATAAGATCCATATTTCTTCCCCCTTTATATTATTTCCTACAGGATCTCCACAGCAGAGTCCATAATTTCCAACCGATGATCTTTTTCTATAAAATCTATTATCTTCTCTACCGTCTTTCTTGCCTGTATCTGACTTAAAGATACACAGGCAAAACCTATTTCTGCCCTTTGCCAAATGTCTTGTTGATCTGCTTCAATAATGGAAACATTGAACCTAGCTTTTATTCTTTCCATCACGCTTTTCACAACACTTCTTTTTTCTTTAAGAGAATGGGCCTCTTGAATTCTACATTCTAAGGTACAAATCCCGACAAACATAGATTCACCCCCTATTTTTATCTATTTTTCTTGAAGAATTCGATTAAGGCATCTACACTTTCCTCTGTGGTAGCCCAAGAGGTAACAAGCCTTATTACTGTCCTGTCCTTGTCCAGCTTTTCTTGTACTGTGTATTTAAATTCCTTTGATAACTTTTCCAGTAAAGTATTGGGTAGTGTGATAAATAGCTGATTGGAGACAGGCTTCTCATAAAAGGTATAATCCAAGGCTTCTAATGAACTGGCTATTTTCTCTGCCATTTTATTGGCGTGCCTTGCCAGGTCGAAGTACAGATTATCTTGGAACAGGGCTTCAAATTGGATGCCTAAGACAAATCCTTTAGCCATCATAGCTCCTCGTTGCTTCATTAGGATACGAAAATCTGTCTTGAGCTCATCCCTAAGAATAACAATAGCTTCTCCTAATAATGCACCGTTTTTGGTGCCGCCAATATAGAAAACATCCACTAACCTTGCAATGTCCTTTAATGCTAAATCATTGGCTTCACTCATCAAAGCTGAACCAAGGCGGGCACCGTCCATAAAGAGAAGTAAGTCTTTTTCCTTGCAGATAGCATGAAGAGCTTCTAATTCTGCCTTAGAATATAAGCTTCCCAACTCGGTAGAGTTGGATATATATACCATCTTTGGTTGAGGTGTATACTCTTCAGCGTTTTCCTCAAGGGCTCTCTGTATTTCATAGGGTGTAAGTTTCCCTTCTTTACAGGGCACACTAATAACCTTATGTCCAGTTGCCTCTATAGCCCCTGATTCATGACCTGTGATATGGCCGGTATCCGCAGAAATCACACATTGGTGGGGACGAAGAAAGGAACCAATCACAAGAAGATTACTTTGGGTACCTCCAGGAATAAAATGAATATCTGCATCTTCCCTTTCCATAGCCTTTTTCATATATTCCTTTGCTTTTTCACTGTGAATATCTTGCCCATATCCTCCATTTTGTTCTAAATTTGCTTTGATCATGAGATCTAGAACCTGTGGATGGGCTCCCTCACTATAATCATTCATAAAACTGTACATATTCATCTCCCCATTCATCAAATTTTGGATTCACTTATTCTCCATACTTTTTTAATTTTATTATTTATCTACTATCATTAGATGTAGCAGCTATCCTTCTAGAAATTCATTATTCATTTTGTTTGCCCTTCACTTGACTTATAAAACATATCCTCTACCCTCTCTTGGGTTCTTATGGAAATTTACCTATTCCTATCCCTTTTCCTATTGTCCAATTTTTTCAGCTAATTCATTGAGATATACCCATCTTTGCATTTTCTCTTCTAGAGCTGTTTCCAGCTTAGACTTCTCTTCTGTCAATTCCTGAAGAAGGATATAATCAGTCGTTGTTTGCCCCATTTGTGCTTCTACTTTTTCTATTTTATCCTCTAATTCTGTAATCTCATCATCTATGGTTTCATATTCTCTTTGTTCTTTATAAGTAAATTTTAAAGGTTTTTCTTTATTCCTTTTGTAAGAGATATTGACCTTTTTCTCCTTAGGACTCTTTTCTTTGTCTTGACTGTCTTCTTCAAGATTATCTTTTTGGGACAATAAAAACTCAGTATAATTCCCCGTATGTTGTTCTATCTCTCCCTGCTCCTTAAATAAGAATATTTTTTCGGTTATTTTATCTAGGAAATATCTATCGTGAGATACCGCAATCACCGCCCCTGGAAAACCTTCTAAATAGTCCTCTAAAATGGTCAAGGTTTCTATATCCAGATCATTGGTAGGTTCATCTAATAAAAGTACATTAGGCGCCTCCATCAATACTCTTAAAAGGTGCAGTCTTCTTTTTTCTCCCCCAGAAAGTTTGGAAATATAGGTCCATTGTAGGGTACCATCAAATAAAAATCTTTCCATCATTTGAGAGGCGGTTATTTTATCTCCCTGGGCAGTTTCTATATATTCTGCTGCGTCTTTGATATATTCTATGGCCCTAAGCTTTTCATCAATATGATAGCTTTCCTGGGAAAATAGACCGATCTTTACGGTTTCACCACTTTCTACCCTACCGGTATCTGGCTTTATTTTACCTGCTAGAATGTTGATTAAGGTAGATTTTCCTTTGCCATTTGCTCCTATGATGCCTACTCTGTCATCCCTTAAAAGAGTATAGCTGAAATCTTGGATGACCTTTTTATCTCCAAAGCTTTTTGAGATATTGATTGCTTCTATTACTTTTCGTCCTAGTCTTGTAGCTCCTACAGATAACTCCATCTTTTCTGTATTTAGGTTTGTTTTTCCCTCTTTGAGCTTTTCAAATCTCCCTATTCTTGCCTTTTGCTTGGTGGTTCTAGCCTTAGCCCCTGTTCTTATCCATTTTAACTCTTTATTATACAATTGCTGTCTTTTTTGCTCTAAAGAACTCTGTAATTGCTCTCGTTCCATTTTCTTTTCTAAAAAATACTGATAGTTTCCTTGATACTCATAGAGCTTTCCCTTATCCAATTCTATAATTTTGTTCACGATTCTATCTAGAAAATACCGGTCATGGGTAATCATCAAGAGAGAACCCTTTCGATTATTTAGATATCCCTCTAACCAATCAATGGAGTCATCATCTAAATGGTTGGTAGGCTCATCTAAGATCAGTAAATCGCTGGGTTTAATCAAAGCCGATGCCAGGGCTATTCTTTTTTTCTGCCCCCCAGATAGCTTTCCCACTATGGCTTTAAAATCTGTAATGCCTAATTTTGTAAGGATGGTCTTGGCCTCACTTTCTAATTCCCAGGCATTCAAAGCATCCATTTGCTGACTTAGTCTAATGATTTCCTCACTGGACGTCCTTGGGGACTCTAAGGCTTTATTGTACTCTCTAATGATCTCCATTTCCTTGGCACTTCCTTGAAATACCTGCTCTAAAACTGTAGATTCCTGATCAAAATAAGGATTTTGGCTCAGGTATTCAATCCTGACGTCGTTCCCTTTAATAATTCTTCCATCCTCTGCTGCCTCTTGTCCTATAAGTACCTTGAGCAAAGTGCTTTTCCCTGTGCCATTAATGCCAATCAGTCCAATTTTATCCCCTTCGTGTATTCCAAAACTTATATGATGAAATAGCTCTTTTTCGCTATATTTTTTTGATATATTCTCTACACTTAATAAGTTCACAACGATTCCTCCTGCCATTTTCAAGGCTTTTAATGGCTATATTTCTAATGTCAAAACAATGGGACAGTGATCGCTTCCTAAAACTTCTGAATGAATCTCACTATCCTTTAATGAATCTTTTAATCTTTCTGATACAATGAAATAGTCAATTCTCCAACCAACATTTCTATCTCTAGCCTGTCTCATATAAGACCACCAAGTATAAGCATCTTCCCTCTCGGGATAAAAATATCTAAAGGTATCAATGTACTTGGACTCTAATAGCTTTGTCATTTTTTCCCGTTCCTCTATAGTAAAGCCTGCATTTTTTGTATTGCTTTTAGGGTTTCTTAAATCAATTTCTTTATGGGCAACATTTAAGTCACCGCATAGAATTAAAGGTTTTTCTTTATCTAATTCATTTAAATACTGTCTAAATTCCTCTTCCCATTCCATTCTATACGCTAATCTTGCAAGACCTCTTTGGGAATTTGGAGTATAGCAAGTTATCATGAAAAAGTCTTCAAACTCTAGGGTAATGACTCGCCCTTCTTTGTCATGCTCCTCCCTATCTATTCCATATCTTACCGACAAAGGTTTATGTTTTGTGAAAATAGCTGTACCGGAGTATCCCTTTTTCTCTGCATAATTCCAGTACATATCATATCCTTCTAAGTCCAAATCTATTTGACCTTCTTGTAGTTTTATTTCCTGTAAACAGAAAATATCTGCATCCACTTCCTTAAAATAATCCATAAATCCTTTATTCATACAGGCCCTAAGACCATTGACATTCCACGATACCATCTTCACTTTCATCTCTCCTTTCCATCATAAGCCTATTGTATCAATGTCTTCCCCAAGGAACAAGAGGGAAAAGAAACAAGGAGCCTAGAATTTCTGCTTTAAGAAAGTTTGGTCCCTTACTAGCAAGACCTCCTTTCCTGCATTAAGAAAAAAGTGTGCAATATGCACACTTTTCATGGGAAAGGAAGATATGAAGATGGCTAAAAATAAATTATTTTAGAGATAAAGCATCTATTATTTTCTTTTGAAATAAAGACCTGTTTCTGTGTCCTTAGTCTAGAATTATTCTTTTTCCTTGATGGGAAATGACCTTTTGTAAAGGCTTAAAAAGTATTAATATTAGGATAAAGTTGGAGACTCCGTGAATGATATCAAAGGGCAATCCCCTTACCCAATAGGTAATGCCATAGGCCCAACCATAGAAAAAGGATTCTGCCACAGCGAAAAATGCTCCAAAACCTAATCCATAAATCCCGCCTAAGATGGCAAAGCCATATTCACTTTTTACCTTCTTTCCTAAGGTTCCTGATAGCACCACCAACAACGGCCAAACAAAGTAATATACGATTAGCCATGTACTAAATCCATAAATAAATATTTCCGTGGTGGTAAAGATGAGCGATACTAGGAAAGTCCTCTTTATTCCAAAGACATTGGCATAAATAATAAAAAGCAAGGTCACAATTTCCACATTAGGAATAAAGGATAAGGCTAATTTCCCCCCTGTAATGGTAGCACTGAGTAGCCCGATTAGGGCAATATCCTTGGCTCTCATTTTAGAATTTTTGTAGCTCAAATTTGTAATGTTCTCCATCCATTATAGGGATTTCCTGGGGGCCTGTTTCTGCTTCTTTCCCATCTACGGTGATATAAAAATACTCACTTTCGCTCTCCTTAGCCTCATAATTCATCAGTCCTGTAACCATTGTACCAAAATCATATTTCGTAAAGGTTGCTCCTAACTCTTCTTCATGTTCTTGCAAAAGGGCCAGTAGGAATTCGTGATCTGTAGTATAGGTAAATTCTTTATCTACCCCTTCTTTTTCATTAACCACTTGTATGACTACCTTTTTTTCTCCTTCTACTCCCTTGGGAGACAGGAATGTATTGTAACCTACAAATAATAATACCGCTACTAATAAAACGCCAATAATAATGCCTACTTTTTTATTCATCTTTACTTTTCCTCCTTTTTATTTTGAAGTGGTGAAGTTTGTGCTGTTTTCTTATATTTTTAATTC
The Irregularibacter muris DNA segment above includes these coding regions:
- a CDS encoding sugar ABC transporter ATP-binding protein, whose protein sequence is MPEKIISMRNIVKKFSGVRVLNKVDFNIYKGKIMALLGENGAGKSTLMKILTGVYLKTSGEVYFQGKAVNFTSTKESQDSGIAIIHQELNLVQHLSIGENIFLGREPVTKAKNIKWAELYEEAKKWLDKLGLEENPRELVKNLSVGKQQLIEIAKALSLNAKVIIMDEPTGALTIAETQKLFQVIKELKQQGHSIVYISHRLNEIFEICDDVTVLRDGEWVGEKPIGHLDQDKIIEMMVGRKLEEQYPRTQTQLGEVVLEVKGMTNKFVNNASFSLRRGEVLGVAGLMGAGRTELARTLYGIYQKDKGDIFIRGKKVKINNPKDALKHGIAYVSEDRKANGVVLNLNVIENVTLSSLKSFGGRFGNIRKSQEEVATQKYIRSMSIKTSSAKQLLKFLSGGNQQKVSLAKNLNTNPEILLLDEPTRGVDVGAKKEIYELINQYKEEGMSIIMISSEIPEILGMSDRILVMHEGKITGVLDIDEANQQNIMSLAVGKEVR
- the rbsD gene encoding D-ribose pyranase gives rise to the protein MKKSTLLHSEISYVISKMGHTDTLTIGDAGLPVPKGVQRIDLAVSKGIPSFMEVFEAILSEQQIEMVIMAKEIKEKSIDLHHKILEKICSLKQQDNRDIQIFYVSHEEFKEKTLESKAIIRTGEFTPYANIILVSGVVF
- the rbsK gene encoding ribokinase, with the protein product MIAVVGSLNMDLVINADRIPRSGETVMGKSFKQIPGGKGANQADAIAKLGCEVHMIGCVGQDAMGRILKDSLKRDGVNIEGVLEKTDASTGVASIIVDPKGNNVITVAPGANYRLTVEDIDNFSPIITTADLLLLQLETTLETVRESLRIAKSAGKMTILNPAPAAKLDKEILMNTDVLTPNETELELLSEYPTDTLEGIEIAGKKMVDKGVKEVVVTLGHKGCMYINREETKHYPAYKVRAIDTTAAGDSFNAALAASLSKDQTMDAAIAFAMKVGAMTVTKEGAQTSLPLLREVDQFEDWFNGQNTM
- a CDS encoding LacI family DNA-binding transcriptional regulator, coding for MTKKPVTIKEIAKEAGVSIATVSMIFNNKDKSISQATREKVLEIAKEKDYIPNSMARSLVTRQSRTLGLVLPDIVNPFFPEIARGAEDKARQARYSIIICNTDDNLEQEDKYIDILTEKMVDGIIFAHSADRKDIARESRKYRMPIVLIDRDYAMPNVMGKVLIDNQKASCKGVNYLLEKGYKKIAYIAGSMNTQTAKDRLDGYKNALAQNKITYDNHYVKIGEYKSQWGMEATRQLLEENIPFDAIFCGNDLIAIGAMKALKEASLRVPEDVGIMGFDDIYVASMVEPELTTIKQPIYEMGYRAAEILIDGIENKEQPRNKSSEGRKIILDTELIVRKSS
- a CDS encoding amidohydrolase family protein, which gives rise to MDLIIRNARLRNKEGLWDMGIQEGKITALAERLEVKAKEEIDAKGNLTTPAFIDPHIHLDKVNIVDVVRENKTGTLTEAIEIIWDKKKNYTTEDVVERAGQVIKMGVLNGTTRMRTHVDIDTIGKLKPLEGVLATKEKYKDIMDIQTIAFPQEGIIKDPGCEKLMEEAMEMGADIVGGMPANENTPEDSKKHIEICFDIAEKYNADVDMHVDETDDPFYRTLEMLADETIKRGWQGRVTAGHTCALAAYDDHYASYVIDKVKKAGIHMITNPVTNLMLQGRKDKQPIRRGITRVKELLEAGINVSFGQDCVKDTFYPFGKADMLEVALVTAHAAQMSLPQEIEKVFDMITQDAAKILGVKNYGIEEGNIADIVIIDAKTPRDAIRLQPDRLYTIKGGKVVARSQSNREILL
- a CDS encoding DUF503 domain-containing protein, whose translation is MFVGICTLECRIQEAHSLKEKRSVVKSVMERIKARFNVSIIEADQQDIWQRAEIGFACVSLSQIQARKTVEKIIDFIEKDHRLEIMDSAVEIL
- a CDS encoding threonine aldolase family protein is translated as MYSFMNDYSEGAHPQVLDLMIKANLEQNGGYGQDIHSEKAKEYMKKAMEREDADIHFIPGGTQSNLLVIGSFLRPHQCVISADTGHITGHESGAIEATGHKVISVPCKEGKLTPYEIQRALEENAEEYTPQPKMVYISNSTELGSLYSKAELEALHAICKEKDLLLFMDGARLGSALMSEANDLALKDIARLVDVFYIGGTKNGALLGEAIVILRDELKTDFRILMKQRGAMMAKGFVLGIQFEALFQDNLYFDLARHANKMAEKIASSLEALDYTFYEKPVSNQLFITLPNTLLEKLSKEFKYTVQEKLDKDRTVIRLVTSWATTEESVDALIEFFKKNR
- a CDS encoding ABC-F family ATP-binding cassette domain-containing protein, translated to MNLLSVENISKKYSEKELFHHISFGIHEGDKIGLIGINGTGKSTLLKVLIGQEAAEDGRIIKGNDVRIEYLSQNPYFDQESTVLEQVFQGSAKEMEIIREYNKALESPRTSSEEIIRLSQQMDALNAWELESEAKTILTKLGITDFKAIVGKLSGGQKKRIALASALIKPSDLLILDEPTNHLDDDSIDWLEGYLNNRKGSLLMITHDRYFLDRIVNKIIELDKGKLYEYQGNYQYFLEKKMEREQLQSSLEQKRQQLYNKELKWIRTGAKARTTKQKARIGRFEKLKEGKTNLNTEKMELSVGATRLGRKVIEAINISKSFGDKKVIQDFSYTLLRDDRVGIIGANGKGKSTLINILAGKIKPDTGRVESGETVKIGLFSQESYHIDEKLRAIEYIKDAAEYIETAQGDKITASQMMERFLFDGTLQWTYISKLSGGEKRRLHLLRVLMEAPNVLLLDEPTNDLDIETLTILEDYLEGFPGAVIAVSHDRYFLDKITEKIFLFKEQGEIEQHTGNYTEFLLSQKDNLEEDSQDKEKSPKEKKVNISYKRNKEKPLKFTYKEQREYETIDDEITELEDKIEKVEAQMGQTTTDYILLQELTEEKSKLETALEEKMQRWVYLNELAEKIGQ
- a CDS encoding exodeoxyribonuclease III, which translates into the protein MKMVSWNVNGLRACMNKGFMDYFKEVDADIFCLQEIKLQEGQIDLDLEGYDMYWNYAEKKGYSGTAIFTKHKPLSVRYGIDREEHDKEGRVITLEFEDFFMITCYTPNSQRGLARLAYRMEWEEEFRQYLNELDKEKPLILCGDLNVAHKEIDLRNPKSNTKNAGFTIEEREKMTKLLESKYIDTFRYFYPEREDAYTWWSYMRQARDRNVGWRIDYFIVSERLKDSLKDSEIHSEVLGSDHCPIVLTLEI